The stretch of DNA TGGCGAAGCAACCAATTTTGACACCATACAGGCAATGGTCACTGGATTGCTTCACTTTGTTCGCAATGACCATACACCTTAAGCAGCTCGAGTTGAATTATCCGCCTCTACTGGGAAACAGGCGTCCACCAGTTCAATATGGTGATCTTTTAATACTTCACCCAGAAAAATCTCTCCCACCGTCTGGAAACGACGAATAGAGTCGGTTACCAGATATTCGATTTTTCCCGAAGAAGTAGAGTCTGTTTGCAGATGATGCGAATACAATAGCTTTTGAAACGCATAGGCAGTTGCCTCGGCAGAATCAACTACCGCGACTGATTCGGGCAGCAACGTCGCAAGCAAGGGGCGAAAAACTGGGAAATGCGTACAGCCCAGCAATAAAGTATCTTCGTTCTTGAATTCAGACAGATAATAAAGCAGCGCTTCGCGTGCTACTGCATTATTCACCATCCCCTCTTCGGCAAGCGCTACCAAAACGCTACAGGCACGCGCACTGATAGACGCCTGAGGCAGCTGTTCGGTAATTAAGCGTTGGTAAGCATTGGAGGCAATAGTGGTCTCGGTGGCAAACACGGTAATTTGCTGGT from Legionella quinlivanii encodes:
- the murI gene encoding glutamate racemase encodes the protein MNNNNLPVGVFDSGMGGLTVLRALKSLLPRESFIYLGDTARLPYGTKSAETVQQYAVQMARLLIARRIKALVIACNTATTAALPYLQAMFTEIPVLGVVRPGAGAVVAATRNQQITVFATETTIASNAYQRLITEQLPQASISARACSVLVALAEEGMVNNAVAREALLYYLSEFKNEDTLLLGCTHFPVFRPLLATLLPESVAVVDSAEATAYAFQKLLYSHHLQTDSTSSGKIEYLVTDSIRRFQTVGEIFLGEVLKDHHIELVDACFPVEADNSTRAA